The Sparus aurata chromosome 10, fSpaAur1.1, whole genome shotgun sequence genome includes the window TGTTCACTGTGGACTCAGATCCTACAGCTCCAGCTGTTGTTGACTTCGTTAGCAAGAACAGAGACATTCAGGAGCTCCGTCAGAGCTATGGAGAAAGATACTTTGttctcaacatcaacaacaagcaGCAGATCCCAGATCTGTTCAACATCGTGGAAAGAATTAAACCATCCTGCTACACAACTGAAACATTAGCACATGCACAAAGGGATAAGCTCATCAAGCAGCAAGCTGAACGTGAGAgtctgagaaagaaaaacaacatcactTGTAAgtactttgaaaatgttttttctgtcttctgaAGCATTTGTAGCACTTGATGCTATATCTTAGCaactctgaatatttgaaataaCTCCAGGTCTTATTGTTTTGCAGCTGATGAGGAACAGAGTCCAACGTGTCTCAGGATCGTGCTGATTGGAAAGACTGGTAGTGGAAAAAGCGATTCAGGAAACACCATCGTAGGAAGAAGAGTGTTTAATGCTGAATTAAACCAACATTCAGTTACCAAACATTGTCAGAAAGAACGATGTGAAGTGAACGGTCATCCTGTGTTTGTGGTCGACACTCCTGGTCTGTTCGACACAACTCTGAACCATGAAGAAGTCAATAAGGAGATGGTGAAATGCATCAGTCTTCTTGCTCCAGGACCTCATGTCTTCCTGTTGGTGATGTCAATTGGCAGATTAACacaagaggagaaggagacaTTAAAACTTATCCAGAAAGGCTTCGGGAAGAATTCTGAAAGGTTCACCATCATTCTGTTTACCGGAGGAGATCTACTAGAATATGAGGAGGTGTCCATTGAAGATTACATTGACAAGAAATGTGATGATTCATTTAAGAATCTGATCCgtgactgtggaggaagatATCATGTGTTCAATAACCGGGATAAACACAACCACAAGCAGGTCGATGAGCTGATAACCAAGATTAACACCATGGTGGAAGAAAATGGAGGCAGCTGCTACACTAATGAGATGCTGCAAGAGGCCGAGGCAGCGATACAGAAAGAGATGGAAAAGATCctgaaggagaaagaagaagagatgaagagaaagatggaggaacTTCAGAGAAAACATGAGGaggaaatgaatgaaatgaaaagaagactAGAAGAACAGAGAGCAAAAactgaagaggagagaaagatgagagaaaaacaacttgaagagaaggagaaaagcaTCGAGAAAGAACGtgaagagagaaggaaagaacgggaaatcagagaagaagagaacaggaagagaaaacaagaggaagaaagtCAGAAACAGGAGTGGAAACAGAGAGTTCAAGCTTTGGAGCAAAAAATAAGATCAGAGGCAGaatcaaaggaaaacatttacaaaaaagtggaggagagcagagaagagatgagaaaagagcGAGAGAACGaggtgagaaaacaaacagaatggtGGGAAAAACGATACAGagaagatgaacagagacgACAGGAGGAACAAGAAAGACTGAGAAAGCTTCAAGAAGAATatgaaaaagtgagaaaacatgatgaaaagaagagaaaggaagaggatcaaatcagaagagaacaagaggaacaagagaaaaaacacattgtggAGACCTACAACAATGAATTGCAGAAACTGAAGAAGACGTATGAAGAAGAAGCCAGAAAGAAAGCCGAAGAGTTGAATGAATTCCAGAAGAAATACACCGAGGATATTGCAGACAAGGAGAGACAGCATGAGGAACAGTACGACATCTTAAAGGCACTTTCAGCCCACAATGAAGaacaaatgaggaaaaaacatcATAGTCAAATTTCTGACCTGGTGAAATGTGTTTCCAAGGAGAGAGGGAGTCTGGATAAAATCCGTGacttactgaataaacaaaaagaggaaatgaggagggaggaaaatgaggaggaaaagaaaaatctgcagcaaaaacatgaaaatgaaataagtgACTTGCTACAGAAACTTTTGCATCAAGCCGACAGATCATGGTGTTCGATTTTATGAGGAGATTTGTTTCCATGTAAACATCACGCCAACGCAGCAGGTTCAGATTCCTTTTATCTTGTTTCACTCAGTTTCAATAACTGAAACTTGCGAAGATGACACAAAAAATACTAATATTACTTCTGGCTGTTGATTTTCTTTGAGAAGAAATGTGAAATCAGCAAACttgtttaaatgtgtcattttcagttttctacCATGAAGTTATGTTAAAGAGCTTTGTGACTGGTTCTATACAAAATTAACCTTCAGGTAACCAACCGTAACAACAGAACTGATGGGTCAGGCTTTGTTCACAGTGAagaatcatttttcttttttttttaaatgtccgaTTTGTTAAAATACTCACACAGTTGTTGTACAAGACAGTGATCATGTTGATGTCAAGGTGCAGAAACAAACTTATACTGAAGTTTATTTCAGTTGCAGAGATTTACAACTGAGGCGAATGATGGGGCCAGATGAGGGCAGCTGGATCAGATGTGACTCATTCTGTCCCAGAAACATGAGGTGTTTCTAGATTTAGATATATTTTTGAACAGGTTCAGCATAAGTCACACAACACAGAGAAGtgaataaattaacatttatttaacatcTGGCATCAGACATTGTTTTGTCTTGCCAGGAATGTCTTTTCAGGGTTTTAATAGTTCAAGTTTATGTGAAAAATTTTTTCTCATGTGGCATTGAGAGTCTGTGATTCATTGTATACGTTTTCAACAAAAtcattttttcttctgttgccTCATTGAATCAGGTGGTAAgtacaatatactgtatgtcgACTGCAGCTTCATGCTGAAGGAGAACCACaggtttattttgatttttgatttgtgtgtgtgtatctgctgcCCTCCTCTGGTTCCATGATGCATGTTATTCCTCATCTCCCTCAAGACTTGTGTCATTGCAGATTTAACACGAGACTTATTATCTTAATTTGTATTTAATATGTGCTAttatttcatttcctttttattATACAGCAGATGTTGTGTGAGTTCAGTGTGTCCTTTAAGATaagttgttttttgaaaatgacagaggCCTGCTACGTAGGTCTCCAACCCTggtgtttatatttcatttgttttattttgtgtgaatATAGAAATATACGATCTTCACAATGTTGTCAAATTTCTgccaaagtttaaaaaaaatattccaacCTGCTGTGAtgatcaaacaacaaaatgttctaaaaaaaaaatcatctcatGTTGAATCTAcaagttcagttttttttttatttatttattttttttttagatatactgctgaaagacaataaaaaataaacagtatgaTGGAGTACATCATGCCATACAAAGTGAAACTAAATGGTGAGTCTGATGATTGACCAGAGTTATAATTGAGTTTTGAGTTTTGCTTTCACAAATTAATAAGAAGGCTCAAATAGTTAAGACGGAGTTGTAGacagcgtttcacaaagtttatacaGTTCCTCCTACTGCAACAAGTCAAAAAATTAAGCATTTTTCTAGGGACTCTGGTgacttcatttttctttctccaaaaAAGCAGCCTATATAAGTTAATGTATTTCAAAAATTGTACATGTTTACATTCAATTGTATTCTTGAATTAAATGGGGTGTAAATAGTTAAATCACTGATAACaatgtgttcaaacagctgctgggaggTAAGAAATACTTCAGACATGGAACTTTAATCTTGAGAAACCGACACtttttacaaagaaagaaacaacttaGTTTTGTATTAAATGCCGAATTAACAGGCAGGCAGCAAGGATTTAGAATGTGTTGTAGTTTATACAATGTTTACCTTTATCATGACAatacaactcttaaaatcacgtGATTTGTGAAGGGAGGCTGGTATAACGACATTACAAATGATTTAACTTGAGTCCGTGAGTCCAGAGTGTTGGGATCGAGTAGGACGGAGTGACAATGACCTTTTTCGTATACGCTGAGTTTTGAGCTAATATTATCTTAAATGTTTcgaacaatgttcaaacccccTAAAATGGTTACATTTACTctcctgacttttattttgaaactacctctggtgccagtttagtaaaaacataaagaaatgtaaataagaTATAAAACAGTTCCACAGTATGAAGCATCATGTTGAGACATGAAGATAACTGACATGCAGGACAACATTTGTCTGAACGGGCTCGACTCTAATTCACATGATGAAGAGTGAGTAGtgacacaaagaggaagagacttTTCAAACTAAAGTCACTCCAGTTATATTCCTTTTGTTCCCTCTGAATCTATGAGgaacactgctgacagcttaTTGATGGAACAAGTTTATTGATGCAGAAAATGGTCAACCACgttttgaaaatacatttatagatataaaaacatgaaatacagagaatatcaagcatttttaaaatgacagaagaagCTTGTGTGTTAACAGGAtgtttttcacataaaatacattaaatgttgaaaatgtctttttaatcagaagctacaaaagaagctgactttaaagtggCACTATCACCTCGTACCGAGTGTCCACACATAATATTTGTtctctgcaacaacaaacaacaacaaaggtgtcAGAACATACCGGACATAAACAGCCAAACATTTCAATGATTATATGTGATGATCTAAACTCTTTATaccaaatacaacagaagatTAAAATCATATGatacagttattttaaatgagctgctgttagattaactttacaaaaagctgtgtgtgttatttgttcagcacagctgcacacagtgatcacagagaagctgtcaaagtacagatggagtttttcatgttgtcgtCTGTTCTGTTGGTTTAGTTGATGCAGATTTCTTtattgagctgaaagaaacagaaagtcaacaaAAAGACTCAGGACGATGTCACgatcaacatgttttatcacatttcactgtcctctcttcttctctcctccgcTGTTTCTCTCAATTCCTGCCCCCCCACCCCATGGATCATTGACAATTAATAGTCTTATTATCTTATAGTATTTCTGACAGGTCCATGgtgaataaaaggtataaactgtaccatgcTCAGCTACTTGACGGCCTCTG containing:
- the LOC115589084 gene encoding uncharacterized protein LOC115589084; this encodes MADTGSDGDSGAQRRSRSPDLDRPNFTDEHQPHKRRASIEILQPHMSERRVILLGNSWSQRSSVGNFILGETVFNTEEEPHSCLIVRGQVKKRHIVLINTPDLLHPDISLEELTEHVDTCMRFSTPGPHVFLLVLQPEDFTEQNKERLQSILENFSEQSFDHSLVLKAPPREESPSSVECMQNTHLGDMITKCRSNIIWPVDHQQLLDQMDKMVLEVATPDLPGGPQGTTQGDEPHINLGNFGAAGLKYLSDTVHSVKNPFTSLQKYFSTSPTPSPVESTSNQPPAVLTPTVRIVLMGKSEDKMTKLGNFILQSQHFNIPKHSKQVVDAWREWKGNYLSVVKTPDMFSLSVAAFADEMVKCDDLCRPGPNVLLLLVKPSKFTQKNRDTLRFILSLFGRDSFKHSMVITTQKWKETRSTLRQLLEDCEGRHYNMSEDNHGSLMQKIENIVHKNKGAFLTFSEETIRPKSEHIRPAVNLVLCGRRGAVKTSAVKAILGQTAFPSVSNSSECVKNQGEVCGRWVTLVELPALCGKPQEEVMEESLRCISLCHPEGVHAFILVLPVGSLTDEDKLELKTIQDTFSWRVNRFTMILFTVDSDPTAPAVVDFVSKNRDIQELRQSYGERYFVLNINNKQQIPDLFNIVERIKPSCYTTETLAHAQRDKLIKQQAERESLRKKNNITSDEEQSPTCLRIVLIGKTGSGKSDSGNTIVGRRVFNAELNQHSVTKHCQKERCEVNGHPVFVVDTPGLFDTTLNHEEVNKEMVKCISLLAPGPHVFLLVMSIGRLTQEEKETLKLIQKGFGKNSERFTIILFTGGDLLEYEEVSIEDYIDKKCDDSFKNLIRDCGGRYHVFNNRDKHNHKQVDELITKINTMVEENGGSCYTNEMLQEAEAAIQKEMEKILKEKEEEMKRKMEELQRKHEEEMNEMKRRLEEQRAKTEEERKMREKQLEEKEKSIEKEREERRKEREIREEENRKRKQEEESQKQEWKQRVQALEQKIRSEAESKENIYKKVEESREEMRKERENEVRKQTEWWEKRYREDEQRRQEEQERLRKLQEEYEKVRKHDEKKRKEEDQIRREQEEQEKKHIVETYNNELQKLKKTYEEEARKKAEELNEFQKKYTEDIADKERQHEEQYDILKALSAHNEEQMRKKHHSQISDLVKCVSKERGSLDKIRDLLNKQKEEMRREENEEEKKNLQQKHENEISDLLQKLLHQADRSWCSIL